Proteins found in one Poecilia reticulata strain Guanapo linkage group LG15, Guppy_female_1.0+MT, whole genome shotgun sequence genomic segment:
- the asrgl1 gene encoding isoaspartyl peptidase/L-asparaginase isoform X2 produces MHCGFTRPPDDVHIRTAMLPVVVVHGGAGQIPKERSDLSTSGVCSAARSAYAVLQGGGSSMDAVVEAVMLLENNPSFNAGCGSVLNMKGEVEMDALVMDGKTLSSGAVSAVRNIANPIQLARLVMDQTSHACLTAEGASQFARSLGVPEAPQESLITEYSRMRWKKNLAPDANPVECQMGKMGTVGAVAVDTDGNVACATSTGGMLNKMEGRVGDTPCIGSGGYADNMSGAVSTTGHGEAIMKVTLARHILFHMEQGQSAEAASDLGLAHMKSRVGGLGGVVTVDPQGNWAARFSSRQMAWAAAQKDTLHYGLYTGEHFTQIIEDAH; encoded by the exons ATGCACTGTGGCTTTACGAGACCACCTGATGACGTTCATATC AGGACTGCCATGTTGCCAGTCGTGGTGGTCCATGGGGGGGCAGGTCAGATACCCAAAGAGCGTTCGGACCTGTCCACCTCAGGAGTGTGCTCTGCAGCGAGGTCAGCGTATGCAGTCCTGCAGGGAGGGGGCAGCAGTATGGATGCTGTGGTGGAGGCTGTTATGCTACTGGAGAACAATCCATCTTTTAATGCAG gatGTGGCTCAGTGCTGAACATGAAGGGGGAGGTGGAGATGGATGCCCTCGTGATGGACGGGAAAACGCTGAGCAGCGGCGCCGTGTCTGCCGTCCGCAACATAGCTAACCCAATCCAGCTGGCCAGACTTGTCATGGACcag ACCAGCCATGCCTGTCTGACGGCGGAGGGTGCCAGTCAGTTTGCTCGCTCTTTGGGCGTTCCCGAGGCTCCTCAGGAGTCCCTCATCACAGAGTATTCCCGCATgcgctggaaaaaaaacctggccCCAGACGCCAACCCTGTGGAGTGCcaaat GGGGAAGATGGGGACGGTTGGAGCGGTGGCAGTCGACACTGACGGCAACGTAGCGTGTGCGACTTCCACCGGAGGAATGCTGAACAAGATGGAAGGTCGAGTGGGCGACACCCCGTGCATCG GCAGTGGAGGCTATGCTGACAATATGTCAGGAGCCGTGTCGACTACGGGCCACGGAGAGGCCATCATGAAGGTCACGCTGGCGAGACACATCCTGTTCCACATGGAGCAAG GCCAGTCAGCTGAGGCGGCCAGTGATCTGGGCCTGGCCCACATGAAGTCCAGAGTCGGGGGACTTGGAGGGGTCGTGACCGTGGACCCGCAGGGCAACTGGGCCGCTCGCTTCTCCAGCCGCCAAATGGCGTGGGCCGCGGCGCAGAAAGACACGCTGCACTACGGTCTGTACACGGGAGAACACTTCACTCAAATCATCGAGGACGCTCACTGA
- the asrgl1 gene encoding isoaspartyl peptidase/L-asparaginase isoform X3, which yields MMLPLQRTAMLPVVVVHGGAGQIPKERSDLSTSGVCSAARSAYAVLQGGGSSMDAVVEAVMLLENNPSFNAGCGSVLNMKGEVEMDALVMDGKTLSSGAVSAVRNIANPIQLARLVMDQTSHACLTAEGASQFARSLGVPEAPQESLITEYSRMRWKKNLAPDANPVECQMGKMGTVGAVAVDTDGNVACATSTGGMLNKMEGRVGDTPCIGSGGYADNMSGAVSTTGHGEAIMKVTLARHILFHMEQGQSAEAASDLGLAHMKSRVGGLGGVVTVDPQGNWAARFSSRQMAWAAAQKDTLHYGLYTGEHFTQIIEDAH from the exons atgatgctgccactgcag AGGACTGCCATGTTGCCAGTCGTGGTGGTCCATGGGGGGGCAGGTCAGATACCCAAAGAGCGTTCGGACCTGTCCACCTCAGGAGTGTGCTCTGCAGCGAGGTCAGCGTATGCAGTCCTGCAGGGAGGGGGCAGCAGTATGGATGCTGTGGTGGAGGCTGTTATGCTACTGGAGAACAATCCATCTTTTAATGCAG gatGTGGCTCAGTGCTGAACATGAAGGGGGAGGTGGAGATGGATGCCCTCGTGATGGACGGGAAAACGCTGAGCAGCGGCGCCGTGTCTGCCGTCCGCAACATAGCTAACCCAATCCAGCTGGCCAGACTTGTCATGGACcag ACCAGCCATGCCTGTCTGACGGCGGAGGGTGCCAGTCAGTTTGCTCGCTCTTTGGGCGTTCCCGAGGCTCCTCAGGAGTCCCTCATCACAGAGTATTCCCGCATgcgctggaaaaaaaacctggccCCAGACGCCAACCCTGTGGAGTGCcaaat GGGGAAGATGGGGACGGTTGGAGCGGTGGCAGTCGACACTGACGGCAACGTAGCGTGTGCGACTTCCACCGGAGGAATGCTGAACAAGATGGAAGGTCGAGTGGGCGACACCCCGTGCATCG GCAGTGGAGGCTATGCTGACAATATGTCAGGAGCCGTGTCGACTACGGGCCACGGAGAGGCCATCATGAAGGTCACGCTGGCGAGACACATCCTGTTCCACATGGAGCAAG GCCAGTCAGCTGAGGCGGCCAGTGATCTGGGCCTGGCCCACATGAAGTCCAGAGTCGGGGGACTTGGAGGGGTCGTGACCGTGGACCCGCAGGGCAACTGGGCCGCTCGCTTCTCCAGCCGCCAAATGGCGTGGGCCGCGGCGCAGAAAGACACGCTGCACTACGGTCTGTACACGGGAGAACACTTCACTCAAATCATCGAGGACGCTCACTGA
- the asrgl1 gene encoding isoaspartyl peptidase/L-asparaginase isoform X1, which yields MQRAFILNGSLWSSGCNVAKLAANFPSSHGDILRTAMLPVVVVHGGAGQIPKERSDLSTSGVCSAARSAYAVLQGGGSSMDAVVEAVMLLENNPSFNAGCGSVLNMKGEVEMDALVMDGKTLSSGAVSAVRNIANPIQLARLVMDQTSHACLTAEGASQFARSLGVPEAPQESLITEYSRMRWKKNLAPDANPVECQMGKMGTVGAVAVDTDGNVACATSTGGMLNKMEGRVGDTPCIGSGGYADNMSGAVSTTGHGEAIMKVTLARHILFHMEQGQSAEAASDLGLAHMKSRVGGLGGVVTVDPQGNWAARFSSRQMAWAAAQKDTLHYGLYTGEHFTQIIEDAH from the exons ATGCaaagggcttttattttgaacgGCTCGTTGTGGAGTTCCGGATGTAATGTTGCTAAGCTAGCTGCTAACTTCCCCTCTAGTCACGGGGATATTCTg AGGACTGCCATGTTGCCAGTCGTGGTGGTCCATGGGGGGGCAGGTCAGATACCCAAAGAGCGTTCGGACCTGTCCACCTCAGGAGTGTGCTCTGCAGCGAGGTCAGCGTATGCAGTCCTGCAGGGAGGGGGCAGCAGTATGGATGCTGTGGTGGAGGCTGTTATGCTACTGGAGAACAATCCATCTTTTAATGCAG gatGTGGCTCAGTGCTGAACATGAAGGGGGAGGTGGAGATGGATGCCCTCGTGATGGACGGGAAAACGCTGAGCAGCGGCGCCGTGTCTGCCGTCCGCAACATAGCTAACCCAATCCAGCTGGCCAGACTTGTCATGGACcag ACCAGCCATGCCTGTCTGACGGCGGAGGGTGCCAGTCAGTTTGCTCGCTCTTTGGGCGTTCCCGAGGCTCCTCAGGAGTCCCTCATCACAGAGTATTCCCGCATgcgctggaaaaaaaacctggccCCAGACGCCAACCCTGTGGAGTGCcaaat GGGGAAGATGGGGACGGTTGGAGCGGTGGCAGTCGACACTGACGGCAACGTAGCGTGTGCGACTTCCACCGGAGGAATGCTGAACAAGATGGAAGGTCGAGTGGGCGACACCCCGTGCATCG GCAGTGGAGGCTATGCTGACAATATGTCAGGAGCCGTGTCGACTACGGGCCACGGAGAGGCCATCATGAAGGTCACGCTGGCGAGACACATCCTGTTCCACATGGAGCAAG GCCAGTCAGCTGAGGCGGCCAGTGATCTGGGCCTGGCCCACATGAAGTCCAGAGTCGGGGGACTTGGAGGGGTCGTGACCGTGGACCCGCAGGGCAACTGGGCCGCTCGCTTCTCCAGCCGCCAAATGGCGTGGGCCGCGGCGCAGAAAGACACGCTGCACTACGGTCTGTACACGGGAGAACACTTCACTCAAATCATCGAGGACGCTCACTGA
- the asrgl1 gene encoding isoaspartyl peptidase/L-asparaginase isoform X4, with translation MLPVVVVHGGAGQIPKERSDLSTSGVCSAARSAYAVLQGGGSSMDAVVEAVMLLENNPSFNAGCGSVLNMKGEVEMDALVMDGKTLSSGAVSAVRNIANPIQLARLVMDQTSHACLTAEGASQFARSLGVPEAPQESLITEYSRMRWKKNLAPDANPVECQMGKMGTVGAVAVDTDGNVACATSTGGMLNKMEGRVGDTPCIGSGGYADNMSGAVSTTGHGEAIMKVTLARHILFHMEQGQSAEAASDLGLAHMKSRVGGLGGVVTVDPQGNWAARFSSRQMAWAAAQKDTLHYGLYTGEHFTQIIEDAH, from the exons ATGTTGCCAGTCGTGGTGGTCCATGGGGGGGCAGGTCAGATACCCAAAGAGCGTTCGGACCTGTCCACCTCAGGAGTGTGCTCTGCAGCGAGGTCAGCGTATGCAGTCCTGCAGGGAGGGGGCAGCAGTATGGATGCTGTGGTGGAGGCTGTTATGCTACTGGAGAACAATCCATCTTTTAATGCAG gatGTGGCTCAGTGCTGAACATGAAGGGGGAGGTGGAGATGGATGCCCTCGTGATGGACGGGAAAACGCTGAGCAGCGGCGCCGTGTCTGCCGTCCGCAACATAGCTAACCCAATCCAGCTGGCCAGACTTGTCATGGACcag ACCAGCCATGCCTGTCTGACGGCGGAGGGTGCCAGTCAGTTTGCTCGCTCTTTGGGCGTTCCCGAGGCTCCTCAGGAGTCCCTCATCACAGAGTATTCCCGCATgcgctggaaaaaaaacctggccCCAGACGCCAACCCTGTGGAGTGCcaaat GGGGAAGATGGGGACGGTTGGAGCGGTGGCAGTCGACACTGACGGCAACGTAGCGTGTGCGACTTCCACCGGAGGAATGCTGAACAAGATGGAAGGTCGAGTGGGCGACACCCCGTGCATCG GCAGTGGAGGCTATGCTGACAATATGTCAGGAGCCGTGTCGACTACGGGCCACGGAGAGGCCATCATGAAGGTCACGCTGGCGAGACACATCCTGTTCCACATGGAGCAAG GCCAGTCAGCTGAGGCGGCCAGTGATCTGGGCCTGGCCCACATGAAGTCCAGAGTCGGGGGACTTGGAGGGGTCGTGACCGTGGACCCGCAGGGCAACTGGGCCGCTCGCTTCTCCAGCCGCCAAATGGCGTGGGCCGCGGCGCAGAAAGACACGCTGCACTACGGTCTGTACACGGGAGAACACTTCACTCAAATCATCGAGGACGCTCACTGA